In Deltaproteobacteria bacterium, one DNA window encodes the following:
- a CDS encoding DUF692 domain-containing protein, whose amino-acid sequence MSTPPYSRPAALGCGVGLRPTHYPYIFEHWPAVDWFEVISENFMVCGGRPLHTLTRIRERYPIVLHGVSLSIGSADPLNLEYLGELRRLMQRFEPAWVSDHLCWTGVGGHNLHDLLPLPFTAEALAHVVERVQRVQDALGRRIALENVSSYLTFCHSMMPEWEFLAAVAERADCGILLDVNNIYVSAVNHRFDPIEYMRAIPIDRVWQFHLAGHSDHGDYLLDTHDHPVKEAVWDLYVEALHRFGAVSTLIEWDDKIPEFPEVQAHADRARSLQERVHAHANARTNPTPAVAIDHSA is encoded by the coding sequence GTGTCCACCCCACCGTATAGCCGACCCGCCGCACTCGGCTGCGGCGTCGGGTTGCGTCCCACGCACTATCCGTACATCTTCGAGCATTGGCCCGCGGTTGATTGGTTCGAAGTCATCTCCGAGAACTTCATGGTGTGCGGCGGCCGTCCGCTGCATACGCTCACGCGCATCCGCGAGCGCTACCCGATCGTGCTCCACGGCGTGTCGCTCTCCATCGGATCGGCCGATCCGCTCAACCTCGAGTATCTTGGCGAACTGCGCCGGTTGATGCAGCGCTTCGAGCCGGCCTGGGTTTCCGATCATCTGTGTTGGACCGGTGTTGGCGGCCACAACCTGCACGATTTGCTCCCGCTGCCGTTCACCGCGGAAGCCCTCGCGCACGTCGTCGAACGCGTGCAGCGCGTGCAAGATGCACTGGGTCGCCGCATCGCGCTGGAGAACGTATCGAGCTATCTCACCTTCTGCCATTCGATGATGCCGGAATGGGAGTTTCTCGCTGCCGTTGCGGAACGCGCCGACTGCGGCATCCTGCTCGACGTGAACAACATCTATGTCAGCGCTGTTAATCATCGCTTCGATCCGATCGAGTACATGCGAGCGATCCCCATCGACCGCGTGTGGCAGTTTCATCTGGCCGGCCACAGTGACCACGGTGATTACCTGCTCGACACCCATGACCACCCAGTGAAGGAGGCGGTGTGGGATCTCTACGTCGAGGCGCTCCACCGTTTCGGTGCGGTCTCCACGCTGATCGAATGGGACGACAAGATTCCGGAATTCCCCGAAGTGCAAGCGCACGCCGATCGTGCGCGCAGCTTGCAGGAGCGCGTCCATGCGCACGCCAACGCTCGAACAAACCCAACGCCTGCTGTGGCGATTGATCACAGCGCCTAG
- a CDS encoding putative DNA-binding domain-containing protein, producing MRTPTLEQTQRLLWRLITAPSGVADGLRTLDGTDRLSRGGLEAIVNGDVVLPAVRRLDIYANMYFFRLLDALKEDYRAVLAMVGDASFHNLITDYLLHHPPSHPSLRDAGKHLPPFLRSHALTQAQPFLPNLAAFEWALVDAFDAPDADCITRDMLATIAPDAWPDLRLQLAPSLQLLELDFAVGESWHRVQAGQPGGKPTRRTNWVRIWRHELRVLQREIAADEFAGLQAAAGGESFATLCERVARGEERIAALVQQWLADGLLTGCDR from the coding sequence ATGCGCACGCCAACGCTCGAACAAACCCAACGCCTGCTGTGGCGATTGATCACAGCGCCTAGCGGCGTCGCCGATGGCCTGCGCACGTTGGACGGCACCGACCGGCTGTCACGCGGCGGGTTGGAGGCGATCGTCAACGGCGACGTCGTGCTGCCCGCGGTGCGGCGGCTCGACATCTACGCCAACATGTACTTCTTCCGCCTGCTCGATGCGCTCAAGGAAGATTACCGTGCCGTACTCGCCATGGTCGGCGATGCGTCGTTTCACAACTTGATCACCGACTACCTGCTCCACCATCCGCCGTCGCATCCATCGCTGCGCGACGCGGGCAAACATCTGCCGCCGTTCTTGCGCAGTCACGCGCTGACGCAGGCGCAGCCGTTTTTGCCCAACCTCGCTGCATTTGAATGGGCATTGGTCGACGCCTTCGATGCGCCCGATGCCGATTGCATCACGCGCGACATGCTGGCCACCATTGCCCCTGATGCGTGGCCCGATTTGCGGCTGCAGCTCGCGCCCTCGCTGCAGCTTCTCGAACTCGACTTCGCCGTCGGCGAATCGTGGCACCGCGTGCAAGCGGGCCAGCCCGGCGGCAAGCCGACGCGGCGCACCAATTGGGTGCGCATCTGGCGTCACGAATTGCGCGTGCTGCAGCGGGAGATTGCCGCCGACGAATTCGCCGGGCTGCAAGCGGCCGCCGGCGGCGAATCGTTCGCGACACTCTGCGAACGGGTCGCCCGCGGCGAGGAACGAATCGCCGCCTTGGTGCAGCAGTGGCTCGCCGACGGGTTGCTCACGGGATGCGACAGGTAG
- the dusB gene encoding tRNA dihydrouridine synthase DusB, with protein sequence MTTEFHIGAVRVTPNLILAPMSGITDSVFRRAIKEANPGAVGLVVTELISIEGLSRHDEKSLRMLRAAASEQPLSIQLFGADSERMAEAARLAQDHGAAVVDINCGCPVPKVVKRGGGAELMRQGDTLAQMVRAIRRAVSIPVTVKLRAGWDQHSRNAVEIARIVESEGAAMVAVHGRTRLQLYTGLSDWEFIAQVKAAVRIPVVGSGDIDGPATAMQRLRETGVDGVMIGRGALTNPWMFGQIAALQAGRPLTPPSEREVWQMITNLIERLASEIHPAAALGRGRGLICRMTRGLPYSAPLREMVTRAPTLEAMLDLLRARCAEAPGAPILSYAA encoded by the coding sequence ATGACGACGGAGTTCCACATCGGCGCGGTGCGCGTGACGCCGAATCTGATTCTCGCGCCGATGTCGGGGATCACCGACTCGGTGTTCCGCCGGGCCATCAAGGAAGCCAATCCCGGCGCGGTCGGCTTGGTGGTGACCGAGTTGATCAGTATTGAAGGACTCAGTCGCCACGACGAGAAGTCGCTGCGTATGCTGCGCGCGGCGGCCAGCGAGCAACCGCTCTCGATTCAACTGTTTGGTGCCGACTCTGAACGCATGGCCGAGGCGGCGCGCTTGGCGCAAGATCACGGCGCGGCGGTCGTCGACATCAATTGCGGATGCCCGGTCCCCAAGGTCGTCAAGCGTGGCGGCGGAGCCGAACTCATGCGCCAAGGCGATACGTTGGCGCAAATGGTCCGCGCGATTCGCCGTGCGGTGTCGATTCCGGTGACGGTGAAACTACGGGCCGGATGGGACCAGCACTCGCGCAACGCGGTCGAGATTGCACGCATCGTCGAGAGCGAAGGCGCGGCGATGGTGGCGGTGCATGGCCGCACGCGCCTACAACTCTACACCGGCTTGAGCGACTGGGAGTTTATCGCCCAAGTCAAAGCCGCCGTGCGGATTCCGGTCGTCGGTAGCGGTGACATCGACGGACCGGCGACCGCCATGCAGCGGCTGCGCGAAACCGGTGTCGATGGCGTGATGATCGGCCGCGGCGCGCTGACCAATCCGTGGATGTTTGGACAGATCGCGGCGCTGCAGGCCGGTCGTCCGCTGACCCCGCCGAGCGAACGCGAGGTCTGGCAAATGATCACCAACTTGATCGAGCGGCTCGCGAGCGAAATCCACCCGGCCGCCGCCCTTGGTCGCGGTCGTGGGCTCATCTGCCGGATGACGCGCGGGTTGCCCTACAGTGCGCCGCTACGGGAGATGGTGACGCGCGCCCCGACACTCGAAGCGATGCTCGATCTGTTGCGAGCGCGCTGCGCCGAAGCACCGGGCGCGCCCATACTCTCGTACGCCGCGTGA
- the ggt gene encoding gamma-glutamyltransferase: MVLGRDGMVCTSQALASAAGADVLRRGGNAVDAAVCAAAVLGVVEPFSTGIGGDCFMLIWSAKEQRLFGLNGSGRAPAAATVDALRDRVGDHMPAHGMLPVTVPGAVDAWCSALDRFGSRSLTEVLAPAIHYATAGFPVSEIIAHQWDLIVQAGLLRQHDALRTFTINGRAPRLGEVFRLPSLARSLQVLAAAGREAFYRGELAEQIVAFARANGGLHTAADFAEHTSTWVEPIQTDYRGHALCELPPNGQGLTALIALNILETCDMSALPLGSADCLHWRIEAIKLAFADRNRYIADPEHAEVPTTTLVSKPYARTRAALIDPTHALSDVPPGVIQSGHDTVYLTAADRDGNVVSLINSLYLAFGSGMVAGDTGIILQNRGYGFSLDPQHPNCIAPRKRPFHTIIPAMLLRAGRPVLSFGVMGGDVQAQAHVQVVSNVVDYGLNIQEALDYPRLHYLDGARVALEPEYHEPVRHELRQRGHEVEDEHATLLRGGFGGGQGIMIDPVTGAYWGGSDRRKDGCAVGF, from the coding sequence ATGGTGTTGGGGCGCGACGGCATGGTGTGTACCAGTCAGGCGCTCGCCTCAGCGGCGGGTGCCGACGTGTTGCGTCGCGGCGGCAACGCCGTCGATGCGGCGGTGTGCGCCGCCGCCGTGCTCGGCGTCGTCGAGCCGTTCTCGACCGGCATCGGCGGCGATTGCTTCATGCTGATCTGGAGCGCCAAGGAGCAGCGGCTGTTTGGGCTCAATGGCAGTGGGCGCGCGCCGGCTGCAGCGACGGTCGACGCGCTGCGCGACCGCGTCGGTGACCACATGCCGGCGCACGGGATGCTGCCGGTGACCGTGCCCGGCGCCGTCGATGCCTGGTGCAGCGCGCTGGATCGCTTCGGCTCGCGTTCGTTGACCGAGGTGCTGGCGCCGGCGATTCACTACGCGACCGCCGGCTTCCCGGTGTCCGAGATCATCGCGCACCAGTGGGACCTGATCGTGCAGGCTGGCCTCTTACGCCAGCACGACGCGCTGCGCACGTTCACGATCAACGGACGCGCGCCGCGACTGGGTGAAGTGTTTCGTCTCCCGTCGCTGGCCCGCAGCCTGCAAGTGCTTGCGGCCGCGGGCCGCGAGGCGTTTTATCGCGGCGAATTGGCGGAACAGATCGTTGCCTTCGCGCGCGCCAACGGTGGCCTGCATACGGCGGCGGACTTTGCCGAGCACACCTCGACCTGGGTCGAGCCGATTCAGACCGACTATCGCGGTCACGCGCTGTGCGAGCTTCCGCCCAACGGCCAAGGCCTCACCGCGTTGATCGCGTTGAACATCTTAGAAACCTGCGACATGTCGGCGCTGCCGTTGGGGAGCGCCGATTGCCTGCACTGGCGCATCGAAGCGATCAAGCTGGCATTCGCCGATCGCAACCGCTACATCGCCGATCCCGAACACGCCGAGGTGCCAACGACCACGTTGGTGTCGAAACCCTACGCCCGTACGCGTGCCGCGTTGATCGATCCAACCCACGCCTTGTCGGATGTGCCACCGGGCGTGATCCAATCGGGGCACGACACGGTGTACCTCACCGCGGCCGATCGTGACGGCAACGTCGTGTCGCTGATCAACAGTCTGTATTTGGCGTTTGGTTCGGGCATGGTCGCGGGCGATACCGGCATCATCTTGCAGAATCGCGGCTACGGATTTTCGCTCGATCCGCAGCACCCGAATTGCATCGCGCCGCGCAAGCGCCCGTTCCACACCATCATCCCGGCAATGCTGTTGCGCGCCGGCCGACCCGTGCTCTCCTTCGGGGTGATGGGTGGTGACGTCCAAGCGCAAGCGCACGTACAGGTGGTTTCGAACGTCGTCGACTACGGCCTGAACATCCAGGAAGCACTCGACTACCCACGCCTGCACTACCTCGACGGCGCACGGGTGGCGCTCGAACCGGAGTATCACGAGCCTGTGCGGCATGAGCTACGCCAACGTGGACACGAAGTCGAAGACGAGCATGCGACGTTGCTGCGCGGCGGCTTCGGCGGCGGACAAGGCATCATGATCGATCCGGTGACGGGCGCGTACTGGGGCGGCTCGGATCGTCGCAAGGACGGGTGCGCCGTCGGGTTCTAG
- a CDS encoding S8 family serine peptidase — protein MIRWVLVLAALWGWSGFRTATASAALLAPEIRQRLAASDRVDIAVALRPPTERAATDEPQQRARIARRRSAVLAEAGAQLAPDDIELQHQFTTANGFTASVSVAGLAALAAHPDVVRIDAAQYGGAALANSVPQINGDLVRVLGIDGRGVTVAVLDTAIDTAHPDFTGHIGEEGCFCFGCCPHHANRASGPGTATGTGIAAGHGTHVTGIIISQGTHHIASIGVAPGAQITALRVLNADWRGALGDWVAALDWIAANRPDIRAVNMSLVSDELYPPGCDDGSVFNMMFHEVVDTLRAHGTLVFAAAGNHFSSTMMGAPACVSNVVAVGAVDRQDMVADFSNSDSGLAVLAPGVDIRSTAPNATTAVLSGTSMATPHAVGVAALLWSADPGAHPDQIETYLRTTGVPVHDDRNGLTFPRIDALAAYEALLRDTAYARGGGSRLTDCLVEWGFVPTSTMHSRVRPTAVCHDGDPACDRDDIPGQCTFELSLCFNVPDGRIPFCRTNDPITRLTLRAPQIGAADPVEAGNAAATAEVLPATPIEGQRVCTEPIHLKVPIVNGHGLRTVHLTAESGERRDVDRAHLVCRPASTEK, from the coding sequence ATGATTCGTTGGGTATTGGTTCTCGCTGCCCTCTGGGGGTGGAGCGGTTTCAGGACGGCGACCGCTTCTGCCGCCCTGCTGGCCCCGGAGATCCGTCAGCGGCTCGCCGCGAGCGACCGCGTCGACATTGCCGTCGCGCTGCGACCACCGACGGAACGCGCGGCAACAGACGAACCGCAGCAACGCGCGCGCATCGCCCGACGACGGTCCGCTGTTCTCGCCGAAGCCGGCGCCCAACTTGCGCCCGACGACATCGAGCTTCAGCACCAATTCACCACCGCGAACGGATTCACTGCGTCGGTCTCGGTCGCAGGATTGGCGGCCTTGGCCGCACACCCAGACGTGGTGCGCATCGATGCGGCGCAGTACGGCGGCGCCGCGCTGGCCAACAGCGTGCCGCAGATCAACGGTGACCTCGTGCGCGTGCTCGGCATCGATGGCCGCGGTGTGACGGTCGCCGTGCTCGACACCGCCATCGATACCGCGCATCCGGATTTCACCGGACACATCGGCGAGGAGGGGTGCTTTTGCTTCGGCTGCTGCCCACACCACGCGAATCGTGCCTCCGGACCTGGCACAGCCACCGGCACCGGCATCGCCGCGGGGCACGGCACGCACGTCACCGGGATCATCATTTCGCAAGGCACGCATCACATTGCGAGCATCGGCGTCGCGCCGGGCGCGCAGATCACGGCCCTCCGTGTTCTGAACGCGGACTGGCGGGGCGCCCTCGGCGATTGGGTGGCCGCACTCGATTGGATCGCGGCGAATCGTCCGGACATCCGCGCCGTGAACATGAGTTTGGTCAGCGACGAGTTGTATCCCCCGGGCTGCGATGATGGCAGCGTGTTCAACATGATGTTCCACGAAGTCGTCGACACCTTGCGCGCCCACGGCACGCTGGTGTTTGCGGCGGCGGGAAACCATTTCAGCTCGACGATGATGGGCGCACCCGCGTGCGTATCGAACGTGGTCGCGGTGGGCGCGGTCGATCGCCAGGACATGGTCGCAGACTTCAGCAACAGCGACAGCGGGCTGGCCGTCTTGGCACCGGGCGTCGACATCCGCTCGACCGCACCCAACGCCACGACAGCCGTGCTGAGCGGGACCTCGATGGCGACGCCGCATGCGGTCGGCGTTGCCGCGCTCTTGTGGAGCGCCGATCCAGGCGCACACCCTGATCAGATCGAAACCTATCTGCGCACAACCGGCGTCCCGGTGCATGATGACCGCAATGGCCTCACCTTTCCCCGCATCGATGCGCTGGCCGCCTATGAAGCGCTCCTCCGCGATACCGCCTATGCCCGCGGCGGCGGCAGTCGACTCACCGACTGCTTGGTCGAATGGGGTTTCGTACCGACTTCGACGATGCACTCACGCGTACGTCCAACCGCGGTCTGCCACGACGGCGACCCCGCATGTGATCGCGACGATATCCCCGGTCAGTGTACCTTCGAGCTCTCGCTCTGTTTCAACGTGCCGGACGGCCGCATTCCGTTCTGCCGCACCAACGATCCGATCACGCGCCTGACCCTGCGGGCGCCGCAGATCGGCGCCGCCGATCCGGTGGAAGCCGGCAATGCCGCGGCAACGGCCGAGGTGCTGCCGGCGACTCCGATCGAAGGCCAGCGGGTGTGCACCGAGCCGATTCATCTCAAGGTACCCATCGTCAACGGCCACGGCCTGCGTACGGTTCACTTGACCGCCGAGAGCGGCGAGCGCCGCGATGTCGATCGCGCGCATTTGGTCTGCCGACCGGCCAGTACAGAAAAATAG
- a CDS encoding tetratricopeptide repeat protein → MPAVRVRALVRAGLCQPGRRGRAFDFSFQDLVLLRAAQGLLRAEVPLRRVKRALRELSRQLPPDRPLSGVRIYADGRSVVVREGRSAWQPDSGQAVFTFDVGELARKTGVIVKVPARRRATDAAVPDHTKAASGWFDRALALEQVDVAAAATSYRRALEIDPDLGDAYINLGRLVHEGGDPAEAMRLYQEALKRVPDDPVAHYDLALALEDQQDSAAATAHYHRALELDPDFADAHFNLGRLLDQLGQRGQAMRHLLAYKRLTESS, encoded by the coding sequence GTGCCCGCCGTGCGTGTGCGCGCGTTGGTGCGGGCCGGGTTGTGTCAGCCCGGACGCCGCGGCCGCGCGTTCGATTTCTCGTTTCAAGACTTGGTGCTGCTGCGGGCGGCGCAGGGCTTGTTGCGGGCGGAGGTGCCGCTGCGGCGCGTGAAGCGCGCGTTGCGCGAGCTGTCGCGGCAGTTGCCGCCCGATCGGCCGCTCTCCGGCGTGCGGATTTACGCCGATGGTCGTAGCGTGGTGGTGCGCGAGGGTCGCAGCGCGTGGCAGCCGGATAGCGGGCAAGCGGTGTTCACCTTCGATGTCGGCGAGCTGGCGCGCAAGACCGGTGTGATCGTGAAGGTGCCGGCCCGCCGGCGCGCCACCGACGCGGCGGTGCCGGATCACACCAAAGCCGCGAGCGGATGGTTTGACCGCGCGCTGGCGCTCGAGCAAGTCGACGTTGCGGCCGCCGCAACATCGTATCGCCGCGCACTGGAGATCGATCCGGACCTCGGCGACGCTTACATCAACCTTGGCCGCCTGGTGCACGAAGGCGGTGATCCGGCGGAAGCGATGCGCTTGTATCAAGAGGCCCTCAAGCGCGTTCCCGACGATCCGGTCGCTCACTACGATCTCGCCCTCGCGTTGGAAGACCAACAAGACAGCGCCGCGGCGACGGCGCACTACCATCGCGCCCTCGAGTTGGATCCCGACTTCGCCGACGCCCATTTCAATCTTGGCCGACTGCTCGATCAACTTGGTCAACGCGGACAAGCGATGCGCCACCTGCTCGCGTACAAGCGCTTGACCGAAAGCTCGTAG
- a CDS encoding Ku protein has translation MAARAIASGTITFGLVSVPVKLFTATRSKSLSFNLLHATDKSRLRQQYVCATCSEVVERSAMVKGYEYAKDQYAILTDEELKALDEQSDQSIEIEEFVPISEVDPIYFEKAYLLGPDKGGHKAYRLLCEAMAKAGQGAIGKFSTRGKQQLVLLRQAQGGLLLHALSYADEVSSFVEIDRGEAVTLKPGEIDLAIQLIERLAAPSFQPEKYEDSYRKKALDVIERKVAGQEVVMAPAHAPRAQIIDLMEALKASLDLKQRARAPVAASAETRKPSRAKGLVSVARKTAAKAK, from the coding sequence ATGGCTGCCCGCGCAATCGCCTCTGGAACGATCACCTTCGGGTTGGTTTCGGTGCCGGTGAAGCTCTTCACGGCGACCCGGTCGAAGAGCCTGTCGTTCAATCTGTTGCACGCCACCGACAAGTCGCGCCTGCGGCAACAGTACGTATGCGCCACCTGTAGCGAGGTGGTCGAGCGCAGCGCCATGGTCAAGGGTTACGAGTACGCCAAGGACCAGTACGCGATTCTGACCGACGAGGAACTCAAAGCCCTCGACGAGCAGAGTGATCAGTCTATCGAGATCGAAGAGTTCGTGCCGATCAGCGAAGTTGACCCGATCTACTTCGAGAAGGCGTATCTGCTTGGACCCGACAAAGGTGGCCACAAGGCGTACCGCCTCCTGTGCGAGGCGATGGCGAAGGCCGGGCAGGGGGCGATCGGCAAGTTCTCGACCCGCGGCAAGCAGCAACTGGTATTGCTGCGTCAGGCCCAAGGCGGATTGCTGTTGCACGCGCTGTCGTACGCTGACGAGGTCTCGAGCTTTGTCGAGATCGATCGCGGCGAGGCGGTCACGCTCAAGCCCGGCGAGATCGATCTGGCGATCCAATTGATCGAACGGTTGGCCGCGCCGTCCTTCCAGCCGGAGAAGTACGAGGACAGCTATCGCAAGAAGGCGCTCGATGTGATCGAGCGCAAGGTCGCCGGCCAGGAAGTCGTGATGGCGCCGGCGCATGCACCACGCGCACAGATCATCGATCTGATGGAAGCGTTGAAGGCCAGTCTCGATCTCAAGCAGCGCGCGCGGGCGCCCGTGGCCGCGAGCGCAGAGACCCGCAAGCCGTCGCGCGCCAAGGGTCTGGTATCGGTCGCGCGCAAGACTGCGGCGAAGGCCAAGTAG
- the ligD gene encoding DNA ligase D → MASRSLDQYRHKRDPARTPEPFGAVRPTPSSNGAHRFVIQQHAARRLHWDFRLEIAGVLVSWAVPRGPSVDPQQKRLAVQTEDHPLEYGDFEGLIPAGNYGAGAVIVWDCGPYQSFDGVAPADALARGKLDLELFGHKLRGRWALVRTKGSDGKQWLLFKKADAAAHAVEPVAAQPASVFSGLTVDELQRGVSRTAELAEQAQSAGGVRRSLSTTALSPMLGETAATPFARAGWIFELKHDGVRVLAVRDGASVRLLSRTRRDTSGSFPEIAHAIARLPCDAFVLDGEIVTLDERGVSSFERLQQRLGQTNVRAVARASIEVPVVLYSFDLLSVAGFDVRSLPLLTRKALLRRLVPQAGVVRFSDHIERDGVELFGVASSHAAEGIVGKRADSPYASGRRSRDWLKIKALKTADLAIVGYLRGKGSRKDLGALMLAWYVDGQLQYAGNVGSGFAARTLDALREQLDAAVRPTAPCADVPREFAKLAVFVEPALVAEVRFSEVTDRGYLRQPVFLRMRDDKRIADCDAPPRRRPTVERTPAAPAPAAPELRLSNLNKIFWPADGYTKGDLLAYYEAIWPQLAPYLRDRPVVLTRYPDGIDGKSFFQKNAPEFTPDWVTTSRIEDTDYFICNDRDTLLYVINSGCIPLHMWSARTTSIDRPDWTILDLDPKGAPFAHVVTVAKQIHALLAPLEVPHFVKTSGQDGLHVLIPLGAALTHKDATTFAELIARIIAHKLPDIATVARPLGERGGKVYVDFLQNGLGKTIAGPFSVRPRPGAPVSTPIEWREVTTRLDPLRFTIKTVPARFAKRADPMSAVLDTRVDVAAVLATLAEVIEQPARKKRTTD, encoded by the coding sequence ATGGCTAGTCGTTCACTTGACCAGTATCGCCATAAGCGTGACCCCGCCCGCACACCGGAGCCGTTCGGCGCTGTACGACCCACCCCATCGTCAAACGGTGCGCACCGCTTCGTGATCCAACAACACGCGGCCCGCCGCTTGCACTGGGACTTCCGCCTCGAGATCGCCGGCGTGCTGGTGAGCTGGGCTGTACCACGCGGACCCTCGGTCGATCCGCAACAGAAGCGGCTCGCCGTCCAAACCGAAGACCATCCGCTCGAGTACGGCGACTTCGAGGGCCTGATTCCAGCCGGCAACTACGGCGCCGGCGCGGTGATCGTGTGGGACTGCGGCCCGTACCAATCGTTCGACGGGGTCGCGCCCGCTGACGCGCTAGCACGCGGCAAGCTCGATCTGGAATTGTTCGGACACAAATTGCGCGGCCGCTGGGCGCTGGTGCGGACCAAGGGCAGCGATGGCAAGCAATGGCTGTTGTTCAAGAAGGCCGACGCGGCGGCGCACGCGGTGGAACCGGTCGCCGCCCAGCCAGCGTCGGTATTCTCAGGGCTCACGGTCGATGAGCTGCAGCGCGGCGTATCGCGCACCGCGGAGTTGGCCGAGCAGGCGCAGTCGGCTGGTGGTGTGCGGCGTTCGCTGTCGACAACCGCACTCTCGCCGATGCTCGGCGAAACCGCCGCGACGCCATTTGCGCGCGCGGGTTGGATCTTCGAACTGAAGCACGACGGCGTGCGTGTGCTCGCGGTGCGCGACGGTGCCAGCGTACGGCTGCTGTCGCGTACGCGGCGCGATACCAGCGGCAGCTTCCCCGAGATCGCGCACGCGATCGCCCGGCTACCGTGCGACGCGTTCGTGCTCGACGGCGAGATCGTCACCCTTGACGAACGCGGCGTCAGTTCGTTCGAGCGCCTGCAACAGCGCCTCGGGCAGACCAACGTACGCGCGGTTGCCCGCGCGTCGATCGAGGTGCCCGTCGTCCTCTACAGCTTCGATCTGCTCAGCGTCGCCGGCTTCGACGTACGCAGCCTGCCGCTGTTAACGCGCAAAGCGCTGCTGCGCCGGCTCGTGCCGCAAGCCGGCGTGGTGCGCTTCTCCGATCACATCGAACGCGACGGCGTTGAGCTGTTCGGTGTCGCCAGCTCCCACGCGGCCGAGGGCATCGTTGGCAAACGCGCCGACTCGCCCTACGCCAGTGGCCGTCGCTCGCGCGATTGGCTCAAGATCAAAGCGCTCAAGACCGCCGACCTGGCCATCGTCGGCTATCTGCGCGGCAAGGGTTCGCGAAAGGATCTCGGCGCGCTGATGCTGGCGTGGTACGTCGATGGGCAGTTGCAGTACGCCGGCAACGTCGGCAGCGGGTTCGCTGCGCGCACGCTCGATGCGTTGCGCGAACAGCTCGACGCGGCAGTGCGGCCGACCGCGCCCTGTGCCGACGTCCCGCGTGAGTTCGCCAAGCTCGCGGTGTTCGTCGAGCCGGCGCTGGTTGCTGAAGTGCGATTCAGCGAAGTGACCGACCGCGGCTACTTGCGTCAGCCGGTGTTCCTGCGGATGCGCGACGACAAGCGCATCGCCGACTGTGACGCTCCGCCGCGGCGCCGGCCGACTGTGGAGCGCACGCCGGCAGCGCCGGCACCCGCTGCACCTGAACTGCGACTCAGCAATCTCAACAAGATTTTCTGGCCCGCCGACGGTTACACCAAAGGCGACCTACTCGCGTACTACGAAGCCATCTGGCCGCAGCTCGCGCCGTATCTACGAGATCGTCCGGTCGTGCTCACGCGCTATCCCGACGGCATCGACGGCAAGAGTTTCTTCCAAAAGAACGCGCCCGAGTTCACCCCCGATTGGGTGACGACGTCGCGCATCGAAGACACCGACTACTTCATCTGCAACGACCGCGACACGCTGCTGTACGTGATCAACTCCGGCTGCATCCCGCTGCACATGTGGAGTGCGCGCACAACCTCGATCGATCGCCCCGACTGGACCATTCTCGATCTCGATCCCAAGGGTGCGCCGTTCGCGCACGTTGTCACCGTCGCCAAGCAGATCCATGCGTTGCTCGCGCCGCTCGAGGTGCCGCACTTCGTCAAGACTTCCGGACAAGACGGGCTGCACGTGCTGATCCCACTCGGCGCCGCGCTCACGCACAAAGACGCGACCACCTTCGCCGAGTTGATCGCGCGGATCATCGCGCACAAGCTGCCCGACATCGCCACCGTCGCCCGTCCCCTCGGCGAACGTGGCGGCAAAGTCTACGTCGATTTTCTCCAAAACGGTCTCGGAAAGACCATCGCCGGTCCGTTCTCGGTGCGTCCGCGTCCAGGGGCGCCGGTGTCAACACCGATCGAATGGCGGGAGGTGACGACTCGTCTCGACCCGTTGCGGTTCACGATCAAGACCGTGCCGGCGCGCTTCGCGAAGCGTGCCGACCCGATGTCCGCTGTGCTGGATACGCGCGTCGATGTCGCTGCCGTGCTGGCCACACTCGCAGAAGTGATTGAACAGCCGGCCCGGAAGAAGCGTACAACGGATTGA